Genomic DNA from Cucumis melo cultivar AY chromosome 10, USDA_Cmelo_AY_1.0, whole genome shotgun sequence:
GTTTTGTGGGGGCAAAATGCAATAAAGAGTAGTGCTCTTCTAGAACATAACATGACACAACAACCCATCATCACTCATCACATTCCCATTAagcactttttttaattttgttttttgaataTACACTACAAAACACAGCCACTGCATGCCCTCCACATTTCTACTTGCTTTGCTGTTTCTCTTTTAATTATTCATCAATTTCTCCCATTATAAACTCATTCATACATACATTACATTACATTACATTGCATTGCATTGCATTGCATTGCATAcatcaaatataaatatatatatatatactcttaatttttaataagaCAAAAATCCACTTTGAGGAGTTCCTTCAAAAATCACTTATTGAAGTAGAATTGATGATGTGAAGAAATTCCTTGAATGCCCTCGATTTCTTTAGATTCATAAATAGATACCCCTCTTCTGCTTTGTTCTTCCATTAATTagctttattattatttttcttttctataaacaatccgaaattaaaatttaaaagagaaaaaaaaaacaataataattaggAATGAAAATGAGTTGCAATGGGTGTCGGATTCTTCGTAAAGGATGCAGCGATGATTGTATAATTAGACCTTGTCTTCAATGGATTCCCTCCTCCGATTCTCAAGCCAACGCCACCATTTTTCTCGCCAAATTTTACGGCCGCGCCGGCCTCTTCAACCTCATCACCGCCGCCGCCCATCACCTCCGCCCTGGTATATAtaatttcttctctctttcctttttcttcttcttcttttttttttttaattttcttttcactaaaaaagttaaaatatgtCAAATGTTGAAGAGGATGGTGTTCTTTTGAAAAGCAGGTTGGAAGTTAACAAACTATTTCaatgtaattaaatttaacTACATCAACTTCTTAAGATTCTCACTCCCTTGTTTTTGAGCTTGAAATTTTACAGAAGATACAATCAAGGGGTATTGCTTTGATATCATTTGATTCACGGAAAAATTAAAGCTGATAAGTTATTGTGAATTCTTAATATGAATAATTGTGTAAAACTATTTCATTCTCTAATTACCATCGTACGATTTTAAATCATAACGCATTAATTTTTGTTAAGTTTATGAATCAAAACACATTATTTGAGGACACTGTGTTGTCATGTTGGTGATATATAACAGTTAAGTTGTCTTCTTGTTGCGTTTTTTTAGCCATTTTCAAGTCATTGTTGTACGAGGCGTGCGGTCGGATGGTGAATCCTGTGTACGGTTCTGTTGGATTGCTGTGCTCCGGCGACTGGGAACGCTGTCAGGCAGCCGTCGACGCCGTCTTGAACGGATCCATGAACGTGGAACCAGATACGCCGCCGTCAAACAACGGTAACTTTTCCCTCAAATGCTGCGACATTCGCCACGTTTGTAACGAACCCAATTTGGCTGCTTCCGGCGATCTTCTCAAGGTCAAGGGTCGGAGCCGGTTCAAGAAGCCCGATCATCGAACCAAATCGAAACCCGGTCCGGATCATGAATTAGGAATTGGGTCTAGTTCTGATGAATCGGGCCGGGATTTGAGAAGTGGAAGCTGGTTTGAGAAGGCCGACGTTGAGCTGGAATTGACTCTTAAATCGGCTcagtaaaggaagaaaaagagaaaattaaaaattatatatatatatatatatatattatatatatattatataagagttaaaaaatatatatatatatatatataatttggaaAAAGAATTGGATTGTGGAGAATGGACATGTGGCTATGTGATGAAGTTGAGGGCTATGTATGTGTATTCCATGCACAAGGCAGTTATACTTATTTACTGTGCTTTGCaaattttccatctttttctttctgtttgtatagaatatattgtaaaaaaaaaacattataatAAAACTTATATGGTTTTAGTGTATGAATGAACTAATGAACCTTGGTCCTTTTTACTCATCGTTACACTTCACAAATATGTATgcatttcatttttaaaagcAATAGCGTAGATAATGTATGGACAGATAACAAAGATGTCCATGGTTTGTGTTTACAAGATTTTCATTCCATGACCAACCCACTCCAATTTgcataaaaaatatattcataaTAATGTATATAAATTAGTAAACTCAAGgttgtatttctttttctttattttttaatagttagggaaaataaaatataaataagttGTATTGAAtgaaataaaacaacaaaaagaaaagacataTGCATAACTGTTCAAAATTCTCATGGGCCCTTATTGGGGTTGAAATCATTTTGGGCCGAGTGTTCTGAGTTTGATGGGTTGGGTCCAGAATCAGAAATTTAATTAGGAGAGAGTTACTATTATAACCCTTagtttcaaattaattaaatatataacaatattttaataaaattacaaatgtAGCAAAATGTGTCAAAATCTATTACTGATAAACCATATTGTAAATATCGATATATCACTTAATCACAAGAGTCTACcataatagaagtctatcattgaAAAATTGGATACCGATTCTCTAGATGAAGAACCAACTAATTCTAGAATAAGATGACgttgatttttagtttttatttactTTCCTTATTACAACAGAAAATCAAACATTCAATTTTACCGTACCAAGATATTTATATGCGAGGACGTGCTTTGTTAGAAGAGTATTAATTCAATTAATAagagttaaattcaaattaacaTTATCTAAAGCGTCACATCCATCTAAAAAAATTTGaactaaaaaataatacaatACTAATTTAGATTCAATGAGTAGATTTTTCCTCCCAACATTA
This window encodes:
- the LOC127151351 gene encoding LOB domain-containing protein 40-like, translated to MSCNGCRILRKGCSDDCIIRPCLQWIPSSDSQANATIFLAKFYGRAGLFNLITAAAHHLRPAIFKSLLYEACGRMVNPVYGSVGLLCSGDWERCQAAVDAVLNGSMNVEPDTPPSNNGNFSLKCCDIRHVCNEPNLAASGDLLKVKGRSRFKKPDHRTKSKPGPDHELGIGSSSDESGRDLRSGSWFEKADVELELTLKSAQ